The following are from one region of the Terriglobales bacterium genome:
- a CDS encoding nucleotidyltransferase family protein: MARSPSFCGVILAAGESSRMGRDKALLPWPPAREESYHPAADIAGLSRVAAPPRTQTFLSAAIELLNPFSELVLVVGGKNSDAIAPVVYSTAASLLTNRHPERGQFSSLQIGLQEVLNRGRDAAIVTLVDRPPCASETVGAMVALFRELYEEGKWAVVPEFEGKHGHPIVIGREMIEAFLKAPVGSTARDVEHSVPARVHYLAVNDPMVVANVDTPEDYQRLAGS, translated from the coding sequence ATGGCCCGATCCCCAAGCTTCTGCGGAGTCATCCTGGCCGCCGGTGAGTCGTCCCGCATGGGACGCGACAAGGCCCTGCTGCCCTGGCCCCCGGCGCGCGAAGAAAGCTATCACCCCGCGGCGGATATCGCCGGGTTGTCCCGTGTCGCTGCTCCTCCGCGCACCCAGACTTTCCTCTCCGCGGCCATCGAGCTGCTCAATCCATTCTCCGAGCTGGTCCTGGTCGTCGGCGGCAAGAACTCCGACGCGATCGCGCCGGTGGTCTATTCCACCGCCGCCTCGCTGCTGACCAACCGCCATCCTGAACGCGGGCAATTCAGCTCGCTGCAGATCGGTTTGCAGGAAGTGCTTAACCGCGGCCGCGATGCCGCCATCGTCACTCTGGTGGACCGTCCGCCCTGCGCCTCCGAGACAGTCGGCGCCATGGTCGCGCTCTTCCGCGAGCTTTACGAGGAAGGCAAGTGGGCGGTGGTGCCCGAATTCGAAGGCAAGCACGGCCATCCCATCGTCATCGGGCGGGAGATGATCGAGGCCTTTCTCAAGGCACCCGTCGGCTCCACTGCCCGCGACGTCGAGCATTCCGTGCCGGCCCGCGTCCACTATCTCGCCGTCAACGACCCCATGGTTGTCGCCAACGTCGATACCCCCGAGGACTACCAGCGGTTGGCCGGCTCGTGA
- a CDS encoding XdhC/CoxI family protein — protein sequence MDLYEEIVKLRREGRRGALATIVNVRGSIPSFETAKMLVRDDGSIVGTIGGGCVEAEVWQAAREVMEQEKPRTLTFNLNNNPKYDSGLVCGGTLDVFVEPVMPVPQLYLFGAGHVSLHLYKVARLAGFDVTVIDDRDAYANRERFPEAREVYAEDFDQACSKLSLNENSYIVIVTRGHRDDMRILRWAAGARARYVGMIGSKRKVIEIYKELEREGVSRESLDRVHAPIGLDIGAIAPEEIAVAIVAELIAVRRQAETAAPAMRFEREAKSKD from the coding sequence GCTGGCCACCATTGTCAACGTGCGCGGCTCCATCCCCTCCTTCGAGACCGCCAAGATGCTGGTGCGCGACGACGGCTCCATCGTCGGCACCATCGGCGGCGGCTGCGTCGAGGCCGAGGTCTGGCAGGCCGCCCGCGAGGTCATGGAGCAGGAAAAGCCCCGCACCCTCACCTTCAATCTCAACAACAATCCCAAGTACGACTCCGGGCTGGTCTGCGGTGGTACCCTCGACGTCTTCGTGGAGCCGGTGATGCCCGTTCCCCAGCTCTATCTCTTCGGCGCCGGACACGTCTCTCTGCACCTGTACAAGGTCGCGCGCCTCGCCGGCTTCGACGTCACCGTCATTGATGACCGCGACGCCTACGCCAACCGCGAACGCTTCCCGGAAGCCCGCGAGGTCTATGCCGAAGATTTTGACCAGGCTTGCTCCAAGCTGTCGCTCAACGAGAATTCCTACATCGTCATCGTGACCCGCGGCCATCGTGACGACATGCGCATCCTGCGCTGGGCGGCCGGCGCCCGTGCCCGCTATGTCGGTATGATCGGCTCCAAGCGCAAGGTCATCGAGATCTACAAGGAGCTGGAGCGAGAGGGCGTCTCGCGCGAGAGCCTGGACCGCGTGCACGCCCCCATCGGCCTCGATATCGGCGCCATCGCCCCCGAAGAGATCGCGGTCGCCATCGTCGCCGAGCTGATCGCCGTCCGCCGCCAGGCTGAAACCGCTGCCCCCGCGATGAGATTCGAACGCGAGGCCAAGTCCAAGGACTAG